Genomic DNA from Frondihabitans sp. PAMC 28766:
GCCGATGAAGCACGGGCCGTCGTATCCCGCCGGAGACGCCCCGAAGGCGTCCGCCCCCGCACCGTGCGTCGCGGCGAGTGCCAGCCCGAACGCGCGGGCCCCTTCGACCGTCGGCCGCGCCTCGTGGACCTCGTCGAGCTCGATCCTGCCCGCCTGGACGCTCTGCACGCCGACGACGTCGGCACCACCGCGGGCCGACGCCTCCCCGAGCCAGCGCAGCCCCGCCGCCTCCGCCTCGAAGAATCCGCGGGGAGCATCGAGCCTGGTCTTCACGAACGCCGTCACTCCCCCATCCAACCTTGTCGGGCCAGCGGGGCGTCCGTACCCCGCAGGCCTGCCGGATACGATCAGCCCCATGTCACACACCCGGGCCTATCGCGACGGCAAGATCGTCGGCGACGGCTTCCCTCTCGACCAGGTCAGCGACTATCTCGAGAACGGCGACTGCTTCGTCTGGGTCGACTTCGAGTCGCCGACGCAGAAAGACCTCGAGAAGGTCGCCGACGAGCTGAACCTCCACGAGTTGGCCATCGAGGACGCCCTGGTGCCGGGCCAGCGGCCGAAGATCGACCGCTACGAGAACTTCCTGTTCGTCACCGTCTACGACACGACGTTCGACGGCGAGTCGGGAGATCTCGTCACGAGCGAGGTCAAGGCGTTCGTGACGCGCCGGGCGGTCGTCACGATCCACGACGCCTCCTTCGACATCGAGCTGGTGCGAAAGCACTGGGACGACAACAAAGACCTCATCGACCACGGCGTTCCCTACCTGCTCTGGGGGCTCCTCGACGCGATCGTCGACCGCCAGTACCAGGTCGCCGACCAGCTCGACGATCAGATCGACGGTCTCGAAGACGGCATGTTCGACCCGAAGCCCCAGACGATGGACGTGCA
This window encodes:
- a CDS encoding magnesium transporter CorA family protein; this encodes MSHTRAYRDGKIVGDGFPLDQVSDYLENGDCFVWVDFESPTQKDLEKVADELNLHELAIEDALVPGQRPKIDRYENFLFVTVYDTTFDGESGDLVTSEVKAFVTRRAVVTIHDASFDIELVRKHWDDNKDLIDHGVPYLLWGLLDAIVDRQYQVADQLDDQIDGLEDGMFDPKPQTMDVQRRSFTLRRSLVELRRIVTPMREVLNTLLRRDDMNTTKGMGPYYQDVYDHVLRVTEQTDSLRDLVSTILDTNLSIQSNRMNLVMKKVTSWAAIIAVPTAVTGYFGQNVMFPWYGTGLGFAVSSAAIVVLGVILYLQFKRRDWL